GATGAATGGTAGGTCACATGTTGGGTGACGCCAGAACTCTTCGCCATGGGTGGATGCTGCGACGACCGAGCGACAAACTCTGAAATGTGGATGACCTTCTTGGCCAACTCTTCCGCTTGGAGCCGCTCAGGTCCGTCGGCAAAGAGCATGGGGTAATCTTTCAACATGAGGGTGCAGGAGGCGCACCCAGTCACGACACTGTCGTAGGAAGCAAACGACCGAAGGTTGAATTGCGCCCCATCGCGCGCAAGGTCGACATGGCCATAGGTTTGTACCGGCGTCCCTGAACAACGTTGTGGCGGGAGTGCAGGCTCGACTCCGTGCTTCTTCAAGACTTCGATGACGGCATCGCCCACTCCATCGTCGAAATAATTGGCCGCACAGCCGTGGAAATAGGCCACGGATCGAGTCGGAGAAGAGTCCGCTCCATCGGGAATCAAATGGGCATATCGCTCCCGCAACTGCCGTGGTGCCAATTTCGGCAACACAAGATCGTGCGGCAATCGTGCCGTCGGAGCCAGGCCCTTCATGATCGGCGTCGTAATCCGTTCCAACAGTCGTCTGACGACGGGCCGGTCCCAGAGATGCTGCGTGGCGCCCAGAAACCGCAAAACAGATTCAAAAACGGCGCCCTTCGCCTGAAGCGTAAAGATCCAGCCGGCCAGTCTGTTGGGGTGCTCCGCACGCTTCCGAAGAATCAGATCCGACACGTCTACTCCGGCCGGACAGATCGTGCGACAGGATTTACAGTTCAGACAGGCTTCCACAACGCGTTTGGAATTCAGATAACTGTAGTCCTTTGAAGTGACGATTTCGAACCAGCCGCGTGAGCTCATGTCTTCCGATTGAAAGACATCGTACACGGGACAGACCGCATTGCACTTGGCACAGGTCGCGCAAGACTTGGAGAGTCTCGTGTAATCAATGTGGTCGGTAAAGGAGGCGTTGCTCAGCTTAATACCAGGATTCAGAACATTCCCCGGATCAAATACCCGTTTGACTTGAACAAAGAGGTCGTATAACTCCTCACCGAACATGGTTTTTACGAATTCCGCACGAATTCGACCATCGCCGTGCTCGCCGCAAATCGATCCACCGAACCGATTCAGCACGGTCGAATGAACCTCTCGATAGGCCTGCACCATTTTGTCGAAATCACCGCGATCGTTCACATCCAACAACGGCACGATGTGCGCATTGCCGTTGCCGATATGGCCGAAGATGGCCACCGGTACGTTTTGTCCTTCAAAAAATTCTTCTAAATAGCGGATCAAATCGCTGATGCGTTGAGCCGGAACGACCACATCATCGACGAAGTTGATCGGCTTCTTTTTTGGATCAAACCGATAGAGGGTTGGATAGAGGGCCTTCCGCGCTTTCCAGAGCTGCTCCCGCCGTTCCGCATCAAACGCCAACGTCGGGGCCGAGGCCAACCGATACGGACGGCAGATCACACCCAGGGCCTCGGCCTGCGCATGTAGACCAACCGCTCCTGAGTCGGCATCCAACTCAAGCAACAGTGTAGCCGCCGCATCCTGCGGAATGCCGTGTTGACCACGCCCGATCAAATTGAGCGTATTGGCATCCATGATTTCCAAGGCACTCGGTTGCAACGTCAGCAATTGCGGCACCGCCTCGCCGACTTCTTCAAGACTCCGGAAATGAATGAGCGCGGTCAACGTCGAAGCGGGCTTCTCAGCCAATGTGAGCGTCGCCTCACTCACGACTCCCAGTGTCCCTTCGCTCCCGACAAAGAGCTTCGGTAGGTCGAACAAGCCTTGGGCAAGCCCATCAGCAAGGCCAAACAGATTGTACCCGGAACTATTTTTACTGACCGTCGGCCGTTTTGCCGCGATGAGTTCAGCATGGGCTTGTGTCAGCACCAGCACGTCACGTAATGCCGGCACCATGGTCAGCACCCGTTCAAGGACGGGATCATCGAGTCCATACGCTCGTGCCTCGATCCATGTCGATGAGGTGAGACACAGACGGAGACTCCGCACATTGTCTTTGACGGATCCATACCGAAGGGTATGAGGTCCTGAGGAATTATTTGCAATCATGCCACCGAGCTTGCACATGTCGCCACTCGAGGGATCGGGACCGAACAGCAACCCCTGGGAGTTGAGTTGTTTGTTCAACTCCGCCAGCACGATGCCCGGCTGGACCCTGGCCCAACGCTCCTCTCGATTGACTTCCAGAATGCGATTCAGACGTGAGACGTCGAGAATGATTCCTGAGCCGATCGCGGACCCGGTCAGATTCGTGCCGGCCGCACGAGGAGTGAGCGGAATCCCTCGTGACACGGCATACCTGATTGTCGCGGCCATGTCGTCTTCCGACTCCACAAGAACGACAGCCTTCGGCGGAATCCGATAGATGCTGGCATCCACCGCGTACGCCGTAATGGTCGGCACATCATCTTTGACTTTCGATGAGCCCAGAAGAGCGCGAAGATCGTTGGCGATGGCACGGGAATTGGTCGGCTGAATCAGGATGGAAGATGGCATGAGAACAACCCCATTTTAAACGGCGGGTCCGGAAAGGACAAGGCTGTTGTCGATTCAGAAC
This is a stretch of genomic DNA from Nitrospira sp.. It encodes these proteins:
- a CDS encoding FAD-binding oxidoreductase, producing the protein MPSSILIQPTNSRAIANDLRALLGSSKVKDDVPTITAYAVDASIYRIPPKAVVLVESEDDMAATIRYAVSRGIPLTPRAAGTNLTGSAIGSGIILDVSRLNRILEVNREERWARVQPGIVLAELNKQLNSQGLLFGPDPSSGDMCKLGGMIANNSSGPHTLRYGSVKDNVRSLRLCLTSSTWIEARAYGLDDPVLERVLTMVPALRDVLVLTQAHAELIAAKRPTVSKNSSGYNLFGLADGLAQGLFDLPKLFVGSEGTLGVVSEATLTLAEKPASTLTALIHFRSLEEVGEAVPQLLTLQPSALEIMDANTLNLIGRGQHGIPQDAAATLLLELDADSGAVGLHAQAEALGVICRPYRLASAPTLAFDAERREQLWKARKALYPTLYRFDPKKKPINFVDDVVVPAQRISDLIRYLEEFFEGQNVPVAIFGHIGNGNAHIVPLLDVNDRGDFDKMVQAYREVHSTVLNRFGGSICGEHGDGRIRAEFVKTMFGEELYDLFVQVKRVFDPGNVLNPGIKLSNASFTDHIDYTRLSKSCATCAKCNAVCPVYDVFQSEDMSSRGWFEIVTSKDYSYLNSKRVVEACLNCKSCRTICPAGVDVSDLILRKRAEHPNRLAGWIFTLQAKGAVFESVLRFLGATQHLWDRPVVRRLLERITTPIMKGLAPTARLPHDLVLPKLAPRQLRERYAHLIPDGADSSPTRSVAYFHGCAANYFDDGVGDAVIEVLKKHGVEPALPPQRCSGTPVQTYGHVDLARDGAQFNLRSFASYDSVVTGCASCTLMLKDYPMLFADGPERLQAEELAKKVIHISEFVARSSQHPPMAKSSGVTQHVTYHSSCHLRAAGVTKEPRQVLSALPGVNFIEMPDADRCAGGAGTYLVKDYNTSQKIFERKTRAITKTGANVVATSCPACMIQLKNGVDDSVQVKHVAQLLQEAYRAGEHEKS